CTTTAAAGTCACTTTCCAGCTGTACGTGAATAACTCCTTGGATAAGTTAAGGGGTTTTCTTGCCCTGTTGGCTCCATTTATCCTTTAATACTGTTGTGACTTGACAAACTTTACAAGTCTGAAACAATATGTTTTGTGaccttgtttattttttatcagcTCAGATTAATTGAAATATTTCTCTagtacattttttaaactgcattgcCCCAGCTCTAGGTTGTGCATTGACatcattttcttgtctttgtcaGAAGGGAAATGGGTCAACAGAAGACAATTACAACTATAATTCAAATGCCAACTGCTGTAAAATATGTCAACAATGACAACTCCTTGAACTGTTGGCTCAGTAATTCTGAAATGTTCGTGAATGTTTAAATAACTGGTAAAATATGTtttggtattattattttttttcctgctgtcAATATCTTTGATATAATGATGTGACTGTTGGTATGGGGGAAAAATGAACTTTCTGTAATGCTGTGTCTTTGGCCAACATCAACAGAACCACAGATGATGATATCTGGGGCAGATATTATGAAATTACACATCTGCTCATTTTCATAAGATATGCAACAGACGTCACAGATGTATGCTGCTGTTCCTGAAATGCAGATGGCTTGTTGCATGCTGATTATGAGGCTGATATTTGCAGACAGGCATGCTTTGTTCACAAACTCCGACATACCAAACTGACACAAACTATTCACAGCATGCAGCATTTCTAAGGATACACAAGTATAAACAGGACACAATTTTATGGTGCCACATTCTAATAAGGCACTATAATGGACACGATGTAATTATATTAACTCTAAACTTTATAGATTGGTTATAAGGTTTGGGATTACAAGGTTGTGAAAAATCCCCCTGGCTGCTGCTAGTCCTctgtttggtaaaaaaaaaaaatgcagttatAAATGTAACTCATTAATAAGACATGCATGTTCTCCAGATAATGGctttcacacacatttatgttCCCCTCAGAATGAATATGTAATCACTTAACTTTTAATCTAAAGACATCATCAGGTGAAAAAAATCCTTTTGTCCAGTTTGGTTTATGACATAATacatgcaaaactaatgacGTACCTGCTTAACATGAAACTTGATCTTAACGTCATCaagcattttcattgtgatcatgttagcatgctaacgttaatgtttagctcaaagcacagcCTACCAGAGGCGTTAACATAGCTGGAGACTCCAAGTGGATAAATTACTCAATGCAGAATGCAAACAAATGTAAAAGCCTCTCTTATTTCAAATATTCCACACATTATGTAGCCTATCAGCCTActcatatttatttaatatgttAAATTGTTTCTACTTTTTCTGCGGAGaataaaaaatagatttgaTTTCATCTGGGTTGCGTTTATTTGGCTGCTGTTTTTCCATTGGCTCTTTCGTTGTAACGTCTTCATGAGACGTTCACTGATTGGCCGCACACACCAACCTGTCCGTAAGCTAACTGGCTCACCTGGCTGCAGTTGTACTTCCAGGAACAGTGCAGCTGTCGGAGGGGAGTGAGGCGCACGCAGCGGCCATGGACTGACATCTGAAAACTGCTCTTCTCTTTGAATTCATACAGACTCCATTTCACTCTAACATCTCCGGTGAGTTATCAGGAAATCATTCCGTTTGAAGTGAGTGCGGTGTTCGTTTCTGCTTTATTCAaggatacagaggagttattaGGAAAACTAATTGTTTAGTTTAAATACCCACACATATTTTTGCTTTTCTGAAAATGTAATCACCCGGATTTAGACTGGTGTGTGTGAGACATCTGTCGAGAACAAACTATgacctcttttttttaattatttgatcATTTCCTGTTGGGGAAGAAGTTTTTGGAGTGTGACTGACTCTTATTTGCACAGAAAGTGTCATCCTGAGTCAGTTAGAAGTTTGAGTGGAGGGAAGTTGGGGGGTGATTTACtataagaaaagaagaaagaaagaaatattccCACATATGACCATCATTACTAATCACTTCATGCTCTATGAAAGCCTATAATTCATTTCCAAGATGACACATTGATCATTAGTGTTGAATCATTGACTATTTGGTGGCTTAGTGAGTAGAAGTTTAGTCAAGGAAAGTACAAATATTTGCACGTAAATGTCAATAATACAGATTTTAGTGGGACAAGGAGCCAAGCTAAACATTAATGAAATAATTATGTTCACTCCAGCAGGTTGTAAGTTGCACAACCTGATGGAGTTCGCCATGAACTTTTGTTTACTGTTAATCATTAAACCAGGCTGCCCTTGAACACATACTTCACATTTTTGACCCCTCgccttgcctttttttttattttattttattttttatttacaatcaCAGACTGTAAATGATAATTCCTTGGATTGCAGCTGTTCTCACGGTCACCACATTAAAAACCTGGAGCTGATCCTCCCCTTTTATAgttgaaagtattttgtctgCGGAGATGCAATTCAAGGGGAGCACCCAGTCACATCAGAGCGCTCGGCTTAATTTAAAGTTGTCTTAAAGACATGGGAGCAAGCAAAGTGACATTCCTGTCACTATTAAATCCTGACTCAGCTGTGGGTGTAgtgagctctgctgctgctgccttacAGGTTTGTTGCCTTGTTCaggtttgagagagagagagaggtgttggCTGCCTGAGCTTGGGCAGTTGTTTCTCGCTCTGCTGATCTGAATGAGCTAATGGGAGGGACAGTAATTAGCAGCGGGTGCCTTGTCAGTCAGCTGCTGTTGCCAGAAAACACGAGTGCATGTTGGTGATCAGGTTTTTCCCCAACTGTCTTTGTCTTGTCTTCATGTCAACAAGACAAAAATGGCATTGCCCCTTGCCAGTGAACCAGATGAGTGGTTTCCAACCTGGAATACATAACCCTAAGGACAGGTGCATGTATAGCGCTCACAAATTCTCCTTCCTGCCAAATCATTTCTTTCTTGTAATTTAAATCTTTAAACTCTCATTTTCTAAAGCAAGTGGGAAAATCCGCCAGTGAAATGAGAATATTTCTTAATCGGTTTGTAAATCTTTGTTTCAAGTATTTTCTAAAATCTTGAATTGATTGCTGGGAACAGTTTCAAATTCTAACTGCACTGTACCTGCGTATGTTTATACTTGTTTTCAGAAAAATTCAGTTTAATTATAAAAGTATTGACTTGATGGGAAGGAGACCTTTAACAGTGAcacatccaatttttttttttcttgtcaaatATGGTATGTTTTTACCTTTTCAGGCCTCTAAAAATCCTTCAAATGAAAAAATCTGAGAAGGGATACTGCTCTTGATGCGCAAGTAcagacatgttttcattttaaggTCAGGAGCCAAAAAGTTTTGGAGCTACTGCTCAAGATCACAAAACCAAAGAAAAATCAGGTGATACACCGAGACATGTTATAACCTATGTATTACATATAAATCGTATATTTAAACAGTGTATTTGAGATGAAATGGGAATTTCCTCCCACTGGAAAGCACAGGTTTTAGTAAAACTGAGGTCAGGATTTTTAGAAAAGGTCCTGGTGATTCAGAAGACCTCCAGAAAACAAAtctctacattttttttttagattttttgggcttttccacctttatttgacaggacagctaggtgaaagggggggagagagagggggaagacctgcaggaaatcgtcacaggtcggatacGAACCCTGgacgtttacattttttaatattttattcattCTGTTAACTGttcaattacattttctgtAGGGTTATTTTATTTCCAAAACCCTGTTTTAAAGTCCCATCTTCATACTACCAGGAAGAAATACTGAATCCTATACATCGTTGTTATGCGCTGATTGCCACCAATAGAATTTCGTTGTGttcatacaatgacaataaatcaTCTTGAATCTTGAAAAGTCCTATTACTTGAATCTGCTTCTAAAATGTTAGTTTCTTTAATTGTAGTTTACCGGCTCACTGATCCCACAAAGTCACAGAAATAATAACCGAGGGAATGAGTCATGACCTCGCTGTCCTCAATGGTCACTACTGCCCTGAATAAAAATCAGTcactgattgatttttttcctGCTTCCATAATGTGCAGTCCATTACAAGGGACCCTTGAAGCTGCTTCCATTTTTCTAAAAGCATTTCTTGTGTCACACATAATTGAAATGTAAACTGTTGTCCTGGCAGAGCGGACATATTGTTTGTGTTGACTGAGTGTCTGGCTCATCCTCAGAGGAACCTCATGTCCCAGTAATTACTATGATAACTCACAGCCTTCATGCAGTATCAGGCTTGGAGAcctggtgtcatttttggaggCTAATTCGCAGACAGATGGTGACACTGACTCATTATGGGATACCATTTCgttgcttttatatgtttaatcAAATGTTCTCTCAGATAAGAAAACAATGAAGTTAGTTTTGCTCTGCCTCCACGAACACACCTGAACCTGATTCTGCAGCTTTGGCTATGTGATGAATAAGCCATATAACAGGTTGTAAAGCATTTGTCATGGGATACAGTATATTCTATTTGTGTAACCTATTTAGCCAAAATCCACTACAGAGTCCTAGCCAGAGTTGATCAAATATTATCCCTTCACGTCTCAAACTTTGTTCATTGTTGGTGGTATTTGCTTCTGGCACTTGCTAATGCACTTTAAAGCACTTAAAATGGAAAGTAAAGAGGGAAGAATGTTGCTTTAAGTGGCCTTTTCTTCATGGTCTTGTGAAATCATCGTCATTTAGTGAGGATGTCTTCCTTGTATCCCTTCGGCAGATGTGGAGCCAGTAATAATATCCTTCTAGTTTTTGGctggcatattttcctcatgcCTGACCTGTCAGTGGTAACATTCACAGGATAACAGGCAGGAAACACGTGTAAGCAACGTGGCGCTGCAACAGAACACGGCATATCAACCGTTTGTACACAGATAATACATGACGTGGAGCGTGTCATGAGTATTCACAAACAAAGATGAGCATTTTGTCGCTTGATTGTTGAGTCATAGTGCCAATTGTAGCACATATTAACTGagttttaacttattttatgAGTTTGTTTTTAACTAATTACTCTACGCTATTTATATGATTGTTTtgcctataaaatgtcagaacatttcatcaaattttttttttttttttttttaaaaattttttttttgtgttttttaaaaatttaataTTCGGATCACTTACACTGAAATAACATTAGGGAAGGGTGTTTCAATGGGCGACGTGAACAAGATGAATgataaccagtccctccagaaaaacgtgattatgcaattgaataattcaacgcataatcagccaaagtccgcatattgatgcgggggccgcattttttcaaatacgccgcactttcgccgcgtaaattgctgatttccgcgcaaaatatgcgggacttgcgtgatttcataatccccgcattttcattgcaaatgagtcacatatatcttaacagaaagttgaaaaatgctgcgtttacttcacacaagggcagccattttcccctgttgccatgggaacgttatgaagtgacgtaattacgtgacatgaacatcatcgaaaagcagggtgttcggggaatcacttttttttttctctttttcatcaaaccgcagtttttgcaagttcccgcaatttcattgcataaaattgaataactatcccacatattccatcgcattttttaagaaaatgtgtcgcataatcaaggattttttgcctgcaacaatcacaaaaaaactccgcatttttctggaaggactggataacagcaaaacctttttttgttaaagattttttgggcattttcggcctttatttttgacaggatcgatgaagacacgaaaggggagagagagggagaacaaTATGcagaaagggccgcaggtcggagtcgaaccctggctcgctgcgtcgaggagtaaacctctatatatgggcgcccgctctaccaactgagctatctgggcacctGACTGTTGTTTAAAGACAGACTTGACAAATTGTGAACCTACCatttaacataacataaaaacaatcTATTGACTTCATATTAATCTGTGTAGTGTAATGtgtaattaaaaatgtttactAATTCTTCCATTAATTTATATAATGACTCGATTAGCATAGCCGGTTATGTTTAATATGTCACAATGACAGCACATTTGACATCTTAAATGGGAGCGTGATTACATTATGAGGATCATTTAGCTATCAGCTGTGATTTATGGCACTCATTTATCACACTAATGGAACCTTTTGACGTTAATAGTTGTTGCTGTGATGTTTAACAACAAATTTTGTGAACTATTATGGCTTCATCTCATGTTCACTGGCTGTAGGAGGTCAGTCTTTGTATTTGATCAATTCTATAAAAGGAGATAGCGGCGCCACACATTTCATCTGATTCCAGTTTTTGTTCCATTCTCACATTTTCTCATTGACCTTTTCAGATTCTTCCTCCAACTGATTCTTGGTGAAATTTATACAATCAAAAGAGGACCGTGAGGCCCAGGTCCTGCGCTCGTCCTCTTCCTCGTGCAATGCCGAAGAGTGACACGTGGCCAGGCAGCGTTGCCATGGAATCCTTGAGCAATTTGGACAGTGCCGGGAGCTGGGACAGTGTAATCAGCATGAACTCTGGCTATGTGAGTGCTGCTGTAGATTCCCACTGAGCCTTGTTGCTCATCGATGTATAACGCAACATCTCGACACACTTTACTGCCACACTAGTTTCCTCTAGCCTATCTGAATAAACATTCACTTTAACAATGCTTCtgtctagggctgcacaatatatcttctttttttttaatcatcatcgcgatatcaactgctgtaatagtaataactgagcattgccagaccttcctgctctggtttattggcatttctttaaaccaatcacaatcgtcttaggcggtgctaagcgccgagtggagccacggtgccactgcaaaatagcctcgggaaggaacttgttttggtggaatacgTGTAtgtttaaaggttgttttagtcgtgcaacagaaaactcagattggacagatggtctagctagctgtctggatttaccctgcagagatctgaggagcagttaaccatagtcctcagaaagccaccggagtttaaaattacaacacaaagaaagcagaaggtaacgggaCATCCGAAAATTTCCAGCAGAACGAGGCCAATCCCGGGAAGTGGAacttcgtggatatagactactgccgaaataaacacattgcaaaaaggctgcgacatactcagagattttttgtgttagttaaaagtagggatgcaccgaatccaggattcggatttggccaaatattgggctttttagaatttttttccactgaaCCCTACActtgcgctacgctggtcgacgtaatgacgccgctgttgattacgggaagatgtttacgtaggtggaccgttcaatgcGGTAgtctgtgagaaagtgaaaatggaactcgtgagcagaaaaagtgttgtttggcagtactttcactcaaaagaaggcgattcaagtcgagctacatgttcaatttgcaatgccgatatGTCTCGTGGCGGCAAGGACCCTAAACgatacacaacatcgccgctgttaaaaaacatttgcgtatgaaacagccgaaagaatacgagttgtgcatgaaggaatctacagacagcagccaaaaatgcagcaacttcaggtacggcaaacacagctaaaaacttgtgttaaccagacagtgcctctcccgggctcgttagctaacgttacttttctaatttcaccctcccgacatgccttcatcatacactggttagcgaaaatttgccaaacaaaattgtcactcgTCATGCGGCGATTGcgatgtgaaaagagcgtgtgaattcaacattaagttgttacatttaactattttagaggctgtggacgttgtttacttcattaatttgtttactgtgttaatggactgaggatgggaccaaaaatctggattcggtgcatccctagttgaaagaaaatatctgtagtcattatttttttagtggtgccttttatattcaattcaatgttcgatttgttcaataaaagaatgatggaaattattttctttcattGGTTTTAAATCCAACATgcaaattgttgtattttagcagaatactgaaggcagcagaactgagtactctttaatatctgtttatttatcgcaagtaatatcgttatcgcgatatgcaacgttatcgcatattttcctcatatcgtgcagccctacatcCGTCCTTTGTTGGAATGGGGAAATAACGAACTGAGATTTGTGCATGACATCTGCACGgacatttacagtaaatatgacAAAGGTCAAATGAGAGAAGATGAAAGGGAGCGAATCTGTCGGAGGTGAAATACACTCATGTTTGTTGACGCAGGGTTTCAGTGAgagttttcttttaaagatgACCAGAGGGGAGAAGATCTCACGCTGTTCACATGCACCTGCGGTCACCTGAAGTACATTCTTCTGACAGGCCAATATAGAAGACAGCGAAAATACAGGACAGGAGTAATTAGTCATTCCTTCGCAGCTGTTCGAACACTAACCAACTTTGACCTATTGTCCCTGTCCTGTCTCTCATGGCCGTGTCAAGGACGAGAGAGATTGCTGAAGAGTTGAGACACTTGTTCCGAGTTGAAAAGCTCTGAAATCTCTTATTTTGTGTGCAGAGTGAAGACAGCATGGAGCACTTATCTCCCGAAGAGAGGGCATGTCTCATGTATCTGGAGGAAACCATAGAGGCGTTGGAGGTGCAGGAGGACAGCGGCTTATCCAATGATGAACCAGATCCTGGGTTACAGGCAGACAAAATGGGTCGGATGAGAGTAAATGGTATGCTCATGTCATGAAATATTCAGTTTTGCATGTTTTCTTAGTtggttacgtgtgtgtgtgtgtgtgtgtgtatgtatacatgcACATTTTACGTTAAAATAACATCAATATCTGCAATACTAACTGCAGtaattttgcttttttttttcttagataTTTCCAGTTTGGAGTCTGATGAGTCCGGAAGAGACCAGAAATCAGAGCCTGGATCCCGAGTGTTAACCATCGAAGACAAAGCTAAACATCACGCTCTAAATCAGACCTTAAAACCACAGTCCTCTCCGGCCCCTGCAGTCAACACCAACGACCTCGAAACATCAATGAACCACGTGACTCAACCCAAACGTCCAGTCACTGAATCAGTCGCTGATTGCAAAATCCACCCATCAGCTACTCAGTTGTGTGTATCCACGAATGGAGATGGTAGTCTCAAGATTGTCCCAAGTGCCAGTCTTTGCCCCAGTCAGGCCACTGGGGCCTCTGAGATAGATGTGGGTGTGATCCCTCCTCCCTCAGACTTCATGGATGAGCCAGGCCTTCCTCCAGTGCCAGGGAAAGTAAAATACCTTCCTCCTTCTGCAGGAATGCCCAATCACAAGCCAGGAACAACTATTGACTTGGAGCAGCTACGCCAGAGAGCCTCTGCACAGAAAACTTCAGTGAGTTCCTCTGGGACCCAGGAGTCTCCAAACAAGCCCCCAAAACTGAGTCTTCCTGCCGTCAGCTCTGGTGTCTTAATCAGTCCTCCCCCTGAAGCCGCTGAGCTCAGAAGTCCACCTGCAGTGGCCCCCAAGCCCAAGAAGCTTCCCGCCAACATTATTCTGAAGTCACACAAGGTAGCAGCGGCTGGCTCAGATGGCACCTCTGGACATCCGGTGCCCGCTAGCAGTGACCGGCTCTCGTTGGACCCCCAGAGGGTTCGCATTGAGGCCCTCCGAAAGCTTGGCCTGCTGCCTGCTGAGGCACATTCAGGCCCCGCCCTGAGCCCTAAACTTTCTCCCAATACTAGACGTTCATGGACAGCTCCTCCTTCTCCAGTCAGCCCAGCTGCTCCACATACACCACCCTTGATCCCATCTTACACCGGTGTCAACAGTCCACCACCTGCTTCCATCCCGCTCCAGTCTCCTGCAGCTGTGTTGCCATCGGCTACGTCTACCGCTCCTGCGGTCCAGCCTGCTGAGGTTCTCCCAGCACCCGCCGCTTTCAGTGACCCCGTTGGACCTCCGCCGTCTGATAACGACGCTGTCAAAGATGCTTCACAGGCCACAGTAAATGCACAGGTGAACACGCCCCCTCTCACACCCCCTGCACTGGTCAAGCATCTAACCCCACCCAAGGTGGTAGGTGTCAAGTCAGCCACCCTGGAGTGCTCTGGCCTGGGTATAAGCAGCTATATGGCTAGTCAAGACTCCAAGGAGGCCATCCAGGGTGTCAGCGGCAAGCAGAGCCTCAGCCAGCTACGTAACAATCGGGCACGCCCCGCATCTCTGGGGAGCGGGAAAGAGTTTACAAGAGCTCAGGGAGAGGGTTTGCTGGTGGGCCGTGCCAGCAGCAAAGAGCCAGACTTACGGAAGTCCCTGCCTGCCCAAACTGCCTTTCAGCACTCCGGAGAGTCTCAGAAGCTGCCTCGATCCCAAGGCATCAGTGTTCTCATCTGCCCTCGTGCAGAAAACGGAGAAAACCGCCGCGAGGCCCTGAAGAAGCTGGGGCTGCTCAGGGACTGAGGCATCGCTCTTACACCTCAACTTTCTGCCACAGACTTCCTATAGATGCTATATTTAAAAGGAACATACCAGACATTGATTCAGGAATGATGAAGGCATTACAAAACTTTCGGGGAGCAGCTTGAACCACTTATTTATGCACTTTCATTTTCACGTCTTGACTATATTGACTCATTGTCCTGTCCACTCTACTGTACTTGTTACTGATATTGTACAGCCATATGTACAGTGTTTTATTTCTCATGAAACTGTCAATCAAGGATTTTTTGGATATTCACTGACGCTCTTACTGTAGCTGTGCtttttgtaaattaaaaatACTGTTACTTTTAAGAGGCAGTGAGTTACTCTGTGATCAGGTATGAACCTTTTTGTACACACCAGTGTCTGTTTTCACACATTATTGTTTGTTACAGTGACACCACTGCGAGGCTGGTTCCCCTCTTACTTCTCCTTTTAGATACCTAAAGGTCACTTTTGTTTACTTTCACTTCCTAAAATCCGTTAcaattttttttgcttctttgaCCACGGGAACTGTCTAATATTTTGTGTACTTAACATGAGCTGCATTAATCTTAAATTGCTGTTTGTCAAAACAAATGGTTTTGCATCATAATTGGAGGGTGTTGAttaaatgaatacaaatgtaTAAAGTATGTCCTGCATTACTAGAACAAAACTTACTGTAACTCAAAGCACATAGTAAGCGGCCACTAGGTGATAAGAATCTGAAACATGCGGCTGGAAAGGTTGCATGCAAAGTGACGCACATGAGCAGCTTTGGTGTCACTGTGGGTACTTGAACTGATCTAAcaactattcttttttttttttacaagcagtATTATACTTTTTGAATCATGCACTGTCCCTGTGTTGCCCACAAGTCTCAAATTGCTTttacagcgcattcggaatatgtCATATTTTCCTCTGGTGGCAGTTTTCTGGTTCAGCTTCAGCACCTTATCTAATGTTATAGCGAGAGAACTGGTGCAACCTGTTTTCTCACCTCCTGGTTTAGCCTTCATGCAACACATATGCTGTTCATGGTGGCACATTTACGAGCAGAAAAATATTTTACCACTGCTGCAGGCTTATAAATACAAATCAAACAGATTTGCGCTTTTCTGTTATTTGCCATTAGGGTCGCCAACTGTTCTGCTGTAAAAATTAAGctcaatttaaaagatatatCTCTGAAAAGGTATTTAAACCAGTTTGCTGCACTAGTTTATAGAGAAAACAgcaaaagaattttttttccatttttggaCAAAAACTTTCTAGACAATGTTGGAGGCCTGCCACATCCAAATGTTATCAGTATTTTACTGGTGGAGCAGTGACTGATAATCATAACCCTTATCTTTTATTGTGCAATTATATCTGCACTTATGTGTGTCGTCTCGTCTCGGAATGACTGTATCAGTGCCAAGTGCACACTTTTGCATGTAGGCTTAATGTT
This genomic interval from Perca fluviatilis chromosome 5, GENO_Pfluv_1.0, whole genome shotgun sequence contains the following:
- the LOC120559736 gene encoding specifically androgen-regulated gene protein isoform X1 — its product is MPKSDTWPGSVAMESLSNLDSAGSWDSVISMNSGYSEDSMEHLSPEERACLMYLEETIEALEVQEDSGLSNDEPDPGLQADKMGRMRVNDISSLESDESGRDQKSEPGSRVLTIEDKAKHHALNQTLKPQSSPAPAVNTNDLETSMNHVTQPKRPVTESVADCKIHPSATQLCVSTNGDGSLKIVPSASLCPSQATGASEIDVGVIPPPSDFMDEPGLPPVPGKVKYLPPSAGMPNHKPGTTIDLEQLRQRASAQKTSVSSSGTQESPNKPPKLSLPAVSSGVLISPPPEAAELRSPPAVAPKPKKLPANIILKSHKVAAAGSDGTSGHPVPASSDRLSLDPQRVRIEALRKLGLLPAEAHSGPALSPKLSPNTRRSWTAPPSPVSPAAPHTPPLIPSYTGVNSPPPASIPLQSPAAVLPSATSTAPAVQPAEVLPAPAAFSDPVGPPPSDNDAVKDASQATVNAQVNTPPLTPPALVKHLTPPKVVGVKSATLECSGLGISSYMASQDSKEAIQGVSGKQSLSQLRNNRARPASLGSGKEFTRAQGEGLLVGRASSKEPDLRKSLPAQTAFQHSGESQKLPRSQGISVLICPRAENGENRREALKKLGLLRD
- the LOC120559736 gene encoding specifically androgen-regulated gene protein isoform X2 gives rise to the protein MEHLSPEERACLMYLEETIEALEVQEDSGLSNDEPDPGLQADKMGRMRVNDISSLESDESGRDQKSEPGSRVLTIEDKAKHHALNQTLKPQSSPAPAVNTNDLETSMNHVTQPKRPVTESVADCKIHPSATQLCVSTNGDGSLKIVPSASLCPSQATGASEIDVGVIPPPSDFMDEPGLPPVPGKVKYLPPSAGMPNHKPGTTIDLEQLRQRASAQKTSVSSSGTQESPNKPPKLSLPAVSSGVLISPPPEAAELRSPPAVAPKPKKLPANIILKSHKVAAAGSDGTSGHPVPASSDRLSLDPQRVRIEALRKLGLLPAEAHSGPALSPKLSPNTRRSWTAPPSPVSPAAPHTPPLIPSYTGVNSPPPASIPLQSPAAVLPSATSTAPAVQPAEVLPAPAAFSDPVGPPPSDNDAVKDASQATVNAQVNTPPLTPPALVKHLTPPKVVGVKSATLECSGLGISSYMASQDSKEAIQGVSGKQSLSQLRNNRARPASLGSGKEFTRAQGEGLLVGRASSKEPDLRKSLPAQTAFQHSGESQKLPRSQGISVLICPRAENGENRREALKKLGLLRD